From Pelotomaculum schinkii, the proteins below share one genomic window:
- a CDS encoding phosphoenolpyruvate carboxykinase (ATP), whose product MMTSSYPRSLSDSFTVHAPFNQQVQAARMIVDPLLWELREMASRDEKTTCYGSASFISKVRNRSAKNTFILDGKYLGVDQHGIPLAREKELASKVLEYLKTQEVISLERQMGRHPHFNLNCRLYITKRYARIPYMWRNMLFEPNPVKSEPDLTTIFVPEWPERVVFVHPEAGVTFILGTDYMGEVKKSFLRMALYIWKKKGGIGFHAGSKVLRVKKPNGKLEDVGFIMFGLSGTGKTTLTIHDHGLTGEEKVIIRQDDMVMMDETGYCYGTENGFYIKTEGLDPSQKVLYDAATSSNAILENVKVLDDGTVLFDNADLTSNGRGVILREEVAGTDDRIDLDKANRIVFITRRDDIIPPVAKLTAEQAAAYFMLGESIETSAGDPTRAGESKREVGTNPFMIGKESEEGNRLLDILRKNPDIECYLLNTGSVGVGGNKNGKKITIKVSTTIMTELARGNIKWGYDPDWKYLIPLEVPGIEISEYNPAAYFSPAELKDRVAKLRSERTEWLNKYPGLRDEIIKTIL is encoded by the coding sequence ATGATGACAAGCTCGTACCCGAGAAGCTTGAGCGATTCTTTTACAGTGCACGCGCCCTTTAACCAGCAGGTCCAGGCAGCTCGGATGATCGTAGACCCGTTGTTGTGGGAACTAAGAGAGATGGCCAGCCGGGATGAGAAAACAACCTGTTACGGCAGCGCCAGTTTTATCTCCAAGGTTAGGAACCGTAGCGCCAAAAACACATTTATTTTGGATGGCAAATACCTGGGTGTCGACCAGCACGGGATCCCGCTTGCCAGGGAAAAAGAGCTGGCTTCCAAGGTTTTGGAATACTTAAAAACACAAGAGGTTATTAGCCTGGAGCGACAGATGGGCCGTCATCCCCACTTCAATCTCAATTGCCGTCTTTACATTACCAAAAGGTATGCCCGTATCCCTTATATGTGGCGCAATATGCTGTTCGAGCCCAATCCAGTCAAGTCGGAGCCTGATCTCACAACAATTTTTGTTCCGGAGTGGCCGGAACGGGTTGTTTTTGTACACCCGGAAGCAGGTGTAACCTTTATCCTCGGTACTGACTACATGGGAGAGGTTAAAAAATCCTTTTTAAGAATGGCGTTGTACATTTGGAAAAAAAAGGGAGGAATCGGTTTTCACGCCGGCAGCAAGGTGCTTAGGGTTAAAAAGCCAAATGGCAAACTTGAGGATGTCGGCTTTATTATGTTCGGCCTGAGCGGAACCGGCAAGACCACCCTGACCATCCACGACCATGGTCTTACAGGTGAGGAAAAGGTTATCATTCGCCAGGATGACATGGTGATGATGGACGAAACAGGCTACTGCTACGGAACTGAGAATGGTTTCTATATTAAAACCGAAGGACTGGATCCCTCTCAAAAGGTTCTATACGATGCGGCTACTTCCTCCAATGCCATATTGGAGAATGTCAAAGTTTTGGATGACGGGACTGTTCTTTTTGACAATGCGGACCTGACATCAAACGGCAGGGGCGTAATCCTGCGCGAGGAGGTTGCCGGCACTGACGATAGAATTGACCTGGATAAAGCAAACAGGATAGTTTTTATCACCAGGCGTGACGATATAATCCCCCCGGTGGCCAAATTAACTGCTGAACAGGCCGCCGCCTATTTCATGCTGGGCGAGTCGATCGAAACTTCGGCCGGTGATCCCACCCGCGCCGGCGAGTCAAAGCGTGAGGTGGGAACAAACCCCTTTATGATTGGCAAAGAGTCGGAAGAGGGGAACAGGCTCTTGGATATCCTGAGGAAGAATCCGGATATCGAGTGCTACCTGCTAAACACCGGAAGTGTTGGGGTTGGTGGAAATAAAAATGGAAAAAAAATTACAATCAAGGTGTCGACAACGATCATGACGGAGTTGGCCAGGGGCAATATCAAATGGGGTTACGACCCCGACTGGAAGTACCTGATCCCGCTTGAAGTTCCGGGGATAGAGATCAGTGAATACAATCCAGCTGCCTATTTCAGCCCTGCGGAACTAAAGGACCGGGTTGCCAAACTGCGCAGCGAGCGTACTGAGTGGCTCAATAAGTACCCCGGCCTGCGGGACGAAATCATCAAAACCATTCTGTAG
- a CDS encoding DMT family transporter: MIKKQFKADLALLFVALVWGVSFTVIKDALAGIGPYYFNVLRFSAAFIFLAASFWKRFRKVDRKTLSAGLLIGLFLFAGYAFQTVGLKYTSASKAGFITGMAVVLVPLVSAGLTRRLPGVIPLAGVASAAIGLAGLSLDNSLNIDYGDGLVFLCAVSYALHIILVGHYAPRHDPVVLTIIQVGVVAAASLGCAAFLEEMPASFSGEVWVALLVTALPATAFAFLIQNSVQRFTSPTHTAIIFTMEPVFAAACAWLLGGEILTLRQWAGSLLILVGMLVTELKSAPGEPGRLPRTAEGEAGQ; the protein is encoded by the coding sequence ATGATTAAGAAGCAGTTTAAGGCAGACTTGGCGCTACTATTCGTGGCCCTGGTCTGGGGCGTCAGTTTCACAGTTATTAAAGACGCGCTGGCTGGTATTGGTCCGTACTATTTTAATGTATTACGCTTTTCTGCAGCCTTTATTTTCCTGGCGGCGAGCTTCTGGAAGCGCTTCAGGAAAGTCGATCGTAAGACCCTGTCGGCAGGCCTTTTGATTGGATTATTTCTTTTTGCCGGTTACGCCTTTCAGACGGTGGGGCTTAAATATACCAGCGCTTCCAAGGCTGGTTTTATCACCGGGATGGCAGTAGTGCTGGTACCGTTGGTGTCCGCCGGTTTAACACGCCGCCTGCCCGGTGTGATTCCCCTAGCGGGCGTTGCCAGCGCCGCAATTGGGCTGGCCGGGCTGTCTCTGGATAATAGTTTGAATATAGACTATGGCGACGGGCTGGTTTTTTTATGCGCTGTATCCTACGCCCTGCATATTATCCTGGTGGGACACTACGCTCCAAGGCATGACCCGGTTGTCCTGACCATCATCCAGGTGGGTGTGGTGGCGGCAGCCAGCTTGGGGTGCGCGGCTTTCCTGGAGGAAATGCCGGCTTCATTTTCCGGGGAGGTATGGGTAGCCTTGCTTGTTACAGCCTTGCCTGCTACTGCGTTTGCTTTCCTGATCCAGAACAGTGTGCAGCGTTTTACCTCTCCCACCCATACGGCCATTATCTTTACCATGGAGCCGGTTTTTGCGGCAGCCTGCGCCTGGCTTCTGGGCGGTGAGATCCTTACTCTCCGGCAGTGGGCGGGAAGCTTGTTAATCCTGGTTGGTATGCTGGTAACAGAGCTTAAAAGCGCTCCTGGGGAGCCCGGCCGGCTTCCCCGGACCGCAGAGGGTGAGGCCGGTCAATAA
- a CDS encoding basic amino acid ABC transporter substrate-binding protein, which translates to MLKGEKINLIAGLVANQIDVAISSMSIDEERKKSIDFSDPYYKSGLSIAVQSKNDTVKSLDDLKGKTIAVQSGTTGEKEAKKVAGATVRSFTNSDQTFMELKNGGVTAVINDYPVTQYFIKQGNADVKIVGERLTSEDYGIALPKGKTDLLNKINHGLKELKNNGKYKELYMKWFGEEPPQELLQ; encoded by the coding sequence ATGTTGAAAGGCGAAAAAATAAATCTGATTGCCGGCCTTGTTGCCAACCAGATCGATGTCGCCATCTCTTCCATGTCCATAGATGAAGAGCGTAAGAAATCCATCGATTTTTCCGATCCCTATTACAAATCAGGACTCAGTATAGCAGTACAGTCTAAAAACGATACTGTTAAAAGCTTAGACGACTTAAAAGGTAAGACTATCGCAGTGCAAAGCGGTACCACCGGCGAAAAGGAAGCAAAGAAAGTTGCCGGGGCCACGGTACGCTCCTTTACCAACTCCGACCAGACCTTTATGGAGCTTAAAAACGGTGGGGTTACTGCGGTAATCAACGATTACCCGGTCACGCAGTACTTCATCAAACAGGGTAACGCTGATGTTAAAATTGTGGGCGAACGCCTTACCTCCGAAGACTACGGCATTGCCTTGCCCAAGGGGAAAACAGACCTCCTCAACAAGATTAACCACGGTCTGAAAGAGCTCAAGAATAACGGCAAATACAAGGAACTCTACATGAAGTGGTTCGGTGAGGAGCCGCCCCAGGAATTACTCCAGTAG
- a CDS encoding amino acid ABC transporter permease, translated as MELPLELIWNSLPIILEGALHTLEITLIAISLGFILGLFAGLARLSKKRVVRLLATCYVDFFRGTPLLVQIFMVYFGLPQLLGSFQNFMMDTFHIAQIWESTHINPFPAAIISTSLNSGAYIAEIFRAGVQSIERGQMEAARSLGMTHIQAMRFVILPQAFKRIIPPLGNEFIAMLKDTSLLSVIGFEEMARRGQLIIAQTYKPFHIWLTVAFIYLIMTFAISRLVDYMERRLKAGDDRR; from the coding sequence GTGGAACTACCCTTGGAATTAATCTGGAATTCCCTCCCAATCATTCTGGAAGGCGCCCTACATACCCTGGAAATAACCTTAATCGCTATATCTTTAGGCTTCATTCTCGGCCTTTTTGCCGGCCTGGCGCGCCTTTCCAAAAAGCGCGTCGTCCGCCTGCTGGCCACTTGTTATGTCGATTTTTTTCGCGGGACCCCGCTCCTGGTGCAAATTTTCATGGTTTATTTCGGACTTCCCCAGCTTCTCGGGTCATTCCAGAACTTTATGATGGACACATTTCATATCGCTCAGATCTGGGAGAGCACTCATATCAACCCTTTTCCCGCCGCGATTATATCTACCAGCTTAAACAGCGGCGCCTACATTGCCGAAATCTTCCGGGCCGGGGTCCAGTCCATCGAGCGCGGCCAGATGGAGGCGGCCCGCTCTCTGGGTATGACCCACATACAGGCCATGCGTTTTGTCATTCTGCCTCAGGCTTTCAAAAGGATTATCCCGCCGCTGGGCAATGAGTTTATCGCCATGTTAAAAGACACTTCTCTCCTTTCTGTTATAGGCTTTGAAGAAATGGCGCGCCGCGGCCAGTTAATTATTGCCCAGACCTATAAGCCCTTTCATATCTGGCTTACAGTGGCGTTTATATACCTGATCATGACTTTCGCCATCTCGCGCCTGGTTGACTACATGGAAAGGAGGCTCAAGGCTGGCGATGATCGTCGTTAA
- a CDS encoding amino acid ABC transporter ATP-binding protein, whose protein sequence is MIVVNNLHKYFDKLEVLRGIDCHVAEQEVVVVIGPSGSGKSTFLRCLNLLEEPTSGEIFIEGISITAKETNINILRQEMGMVFQRFNLFPHKTALENITLAPVQVRRMSRSEANEIGHSLLAKVGLRDKADVYPDQLSGGQLQRVAIARALAMKPKVMLFDEPTSALDPEMVGEVLAVMKNLAREGMTMVVVTHEMGFAREVGDRVLFMDEGKIVEEGTPEQIFGNPRNERTRAFLSKIL, encoded by the coding sequence ATGATCGTCGTTAACAATCTGCACAAGTATTTTGATAAGCTTGAGGTTTTAAGAGGCATAGATTGTCATGTGGCGGAACAGGAAGTCGTTGTGGTCATAGGACCGAGCGGCTCAGGCAAAAGCACCTTCCTGCGCTGCCTGAATTTACTGGAGGAACCGACCTCAGGAGAAATTTTTATTGAAGGAATATCAATTACGGCCAAGGAAACCAATATTAATATTCTCAGACAGGAAATGGGCATGGTTTTCCAGCGCTTCAATCTGTTTCCACATAAAACAGCTCTGGAAAATATAACCCTCGCGCCTGTCCAGGTCCGGCGGATGTCCAGGAGTGAAGCCAATGAGATCGGGCACAGCTTGCTTGCCAAGGTTGGTTTGAGAGACAAGGCTGACGTTTACCCCGATCAACTATCCGGGGGACAGCTCCAGCGGGTGGCCATCGCCAGAGCGCTGGCCATGAAGCCCAAGGTGATGTTATTTGACGAGCCCACTTCCGCGCTGGATCCCGAAATGGTCGGCGAGGTCCTGGCTGTAATGAAGAACCTCGCCCGTGAAGGTATGACCATGGTCGTGGTAACGCACGAAATGGGTTTTGCCCGTGAAGTCGGTGATCGCGTACTCTTCATGGATGAGGGAAAGATTGTTGAGGAAGGCACACCCGAACAAATATTTGGCAACCCCCGTAATGAACGGACCAGGGCCTTCTTGAGTAAAATACTGTAG
- a CDS encoding EamA family transporter — translation MHTTAGSGPPAMLSIRFILASAVIWLIIVLLKKPAAVSPADLKQLAILSLLGYGVATTLFFQAIKLLSASLASLLLYTYPLIVFTKEPG, via the coding sequence TTGCATACAACGGCGGGGTCTGGACCCCCCGCTATGCTGTCTATACGCTTTATTCTGGCCAGTGCCGTGATCTGGTTGATTATTGTTTTGTTAAAGAAGCCGGCTGCTGTAAGTCCTGCTGATTTAAAACAGCTTGCGATACTGAGTTTGCTCGGTTATGGGGTTGCTACCACCTTATTTTTTCAGGCAATTAAGCTGCTTTCCGCTTCTCTTGCCTCGTTGCTTTTGTATACTTACCCACTTATAGTATTTACAAAGGAGCCTGGCTGA
- a CDS encoding LysO family transporter, which produces MTTILLSLTFGIIIGFAWRNSPEKIKRANFITLIGLFFLLMVMGAQLGSNKEVLSGIGEMGKEALIIAAFSIIGSVLLVHLASKFIQKNLRRAPQEGAAGTGGKR; this is translated from the coding sequence ATGACCACAATCCTGCTGTCTCTGACCTTTGGAATTATAATCGGCTTTGCTTGGCGAAATTCCCCGGAAAAAATTAAAAGAGCTAATTTCATAACCCTGATTGGTCTATTTTTTTTACTTATGGTGATGGGAGCTCAGTTGGGCTCCAATAAAGAGGTACTGTCCGGGATAGGTGAAATGGGTAAGGAAGCCCTTATTATTGCAGCCTTCAGCATTATTGGGAGCGTCCTGCTGGTCCATCTGGCCAGCAAGTTTATTCAAAAAAACCTGCGTAGAGCACCCCAAGAAGGCGCTGCGGGGACAGGTGGAAAACGTTGA
- a CDS encoding lysine exporter LysO family protein, whose protein sequence is MTILVLICIVLGGLLGAALPPNLTTHLEALTTGALCFMLVGIGIELGSQKEAWLRLRCMGWRIMLVPVLVAVGSLGGAVAAGFFLGMPIKEASAVGAGFGWYSLSGVILSKIYSVETGALAFMTNIMRELISFVIIPIVAARIGNLAAVAPGGATTMDTTLPLIARTTDADTAVIALVNGTTLSAMVPLLVPLLIGL, encoded by the coding sequence TTGACCATACTAGTCCTTATATGTATAGTTTTAGGTGGCCTATTGGGTGCGGCGCTCCCCCCCAACCTGACTACACACCTGGAAGCCCTTACCACTGGCGCGCTCTGCTTCATGCTGGTAGGCATCGGCATTGAATTGGGCAGCCAGAAGGAAGCCTGGCTGCGCCTCCGTTGCATGGGGTGGCGAATTATGCTGGTGCCCGTCCTGGTGGCAGTTGGCAGCCTGGGCGGAGCCGTTGCTGCTGGTTTTTTTCTTGGTATGCCAATCAAAGAAGCCTCCGCTGTGGGGGCCGGTTTTGGCTGGTACAGCCTGTCCGGCGTTATTCTATCAAAAATATACAGCGTCGAAACCGGTGCGCTGGCTTTTATGACCAACATCATGCGGGAATTGATATCTTTTGTAATTATCCCTATCGTGGCTGCCAGAATCGGCAACCTGGCGGCTGTAGCCCCCGGCGGCGCTACTACCATGGATACAACCCTGCCCTTGATTGCCAGGACAACCGACGCTGATACAGCTGTAATCGCCCTGGTTAACGGCACCACCCTGTCAGCCATGGTCCCGTTGCTGGTGCCGCTGCTTATTGGACTGTGA
- the gap gene encoding type I glyceraldehyde-3-phosphate dehydrogenase, translated as MAVKVGINGFGRIGRNVFRAAMQRDDIDIVAVNDLTNACTLAHLLQFDSVHGILDADIYANEEREFRVNGKEIKAFALPDPGTIPWGDYGVEVVVESSGRFTNRETASKHLNGKARKVVISAPAKNEDITIVMGVNENMYDPSKHQVISNASCTTNGLAPVAKILHREFGIVRGLMTTIHSYTNDQQILDLPHKDLRRARAAAMSIIPTTTGAAKAVALVIPELKGRLNGLSMRVPTPNVSVVDLVAELEREASVEAINSALKAAAEGELKGILSYSDLPLVSKDYNGNPYSSIVDGLSTMVIDGKLAKVIAWYDNEWGYSCRVVDLVAYIGKHGIS; from the coding sequence ATGGCAGTTAAAGTTGGTATTAACGGCTTCGGGCGAATTGGCAGAAATGTATTCCGCGCCGCTATGCAAAGGGATGATATTGATATTGTAGCGGTTAACGACCTGACTAATGCTTGCACACTGGCGCACTTGCTGCAGTTTGATTCCGTGCACGGCATTCTTGACGCTGATATCTATGCTAATGAGGAAAGGGAATTCAGGGTCAACGGAAAGGAGATCAAGGCCTTCGCTCTCCCGGACCCGGGTACCATCCCCTGGGGGGACTACGGGGTGGAGGTTGTTGTAGAATCAAGCGGGCGTTTTACCAACCGGGAAACTGCATCCAAACACCTGAACGGCAAGGCCAGGAAGGTAGTAATCAGCGCCCCGGCAAAAAATGAGGATATCACCATCGTAATGGGTGTCAACGAGAATATGTATGACCCCTCCAAGCACCAGGTGATCTCCAACGCCTCCTGCACCACCAATGGCCTGGCGCCGGTCGCTAAAATTTTGCACCGGGAGTTTGGCATCGTGCGAGGCCTGATGACAACCATTCACTCTTATACCAACGACCAGCAAATCCTCGATTTGCCTCATAAAGACCTGCGCAGGGCAAGGGCGGCGGCCATGTCGATAATCCCTACCACCACCGGCGCCGCGAAAGCGGTGGCCCTGGTTATACCGGAGCTTAAAGGCAGGCTAAACGGCCTATCGATGCGAGTACCCACACCCAACGTCTCAGTGGTAGACCTGGTAGCCGAATTGGAGCGGGAGGCTTCAGTGGAAGCTATCAACAGCGCCCTGAAGGCAGCCGCTGAAGGGGAACTAAAAGGCATCCTGTCCTACAGCGACCTGCCTCTGGTCTCCAAGGACTATAACGGCAATCCTTACTCCTCGATTGTAGACGGTCTATCTACTATGGTCATCGACGGCAAACTGGCCAAGGTGATTGCCTGGTATGATAATGAGTGGGGTTACTCGTGCCGTGTAGTCGACCTGGTCGCTTACATCGGCAAACATGGTATAAGCTAA
- a CDS encoding methyltetrahydrofolate cobalamin methyltransferase, which yields MELIGERINGMFKDIKEAILNKDAAVIQYWAKRQEEKGAHWLDINTGPTVSPEEQPAVMTWLVQTAQAASTLPCCLDSTSPAAIEAGLKVHRGQALINSTSAEQSKMDIYFPMAVQYGARLIGLAMNEAGVPKDAAARAALAMELVVNADMHGLAMEDLYIDPLVLPANVAQEHGPEVIEAIRQIKMLASPSPKTVIGLSNVSQRCNERRLLNRTYMVMCITAGLDSAIVDMEDDLLVDAAAATEILLNRSIYCDAFLKTFRQR from the coding sequence ATGGAATTAATCGGTGAACGCATTAACGGAATGTTTAAGGACATCAAAGAAGCAATATTAAATAAAGACGCAGCTGTCATTCAATACTGGGCAAAGCGGCAGGAAGAAAAAGGAGCCCATTGGCTGGATATTAACACCGGCCCCACCGTTTCCCCGGAAGAGCAGCCTGCAGTAATGACATGGCTGGTCCAGACTGCCCAAGCGGCAAGTACACTGCCTTGCTGCCTGGACTCAACCAGTCCCGCAGCCATTGAAGCCGGGTTAAAAGTACACCGCGGCCAGGCCTTAATCAACTCAACCAGCGCTGAACAGAGCAAGATGGACATTTATTTCCCGATGGCAGTTCAGTATGGAGCCAGGCTGATCGGGCTGGCTATGAACGAGGCGGGTGTACCGAAGGACGCGGCGGCACGCGCCGCCCTGGCTATGGAGCTTGTGGTAAATGCCGATATGCACGGGTTGGCGATGGAAGATCTCTATATTGACCCGCTGGTTCTGCCGGCTAACGTTGCTCAGGAGCACGGCCCGGAAGTAATTGAGGCCATCCGCCAAATTAAGATGCTGGCCAGCCCGTCGCCCAAGACAGTTATTGGTCTATCCAATGTATCCCAACGGTGCAACGAGCGCCGCCTCTTGAACCGGACTTATATGGTGATGTGCATAACCGCAGGCCTTGATTCGGCAATAGTGGATATGGAAGACGACCTGCTGGTTGACGCGGCGGCCGCCACCGAAATACTGCTCAACAGAAGCATTTATTGCGACGCGTTTTTAAAAACATTCAGGCAGCGCTAG
- a CDS encoding acetyl-CoA decarbonylase/synthase complex subunit delta: protein MAVAIVKERWTGQVAEMTMGLEPNALKVGGESTLPFLPFEGGCPNKPVVGLEVLDMEPEEWPETLKIQYGDVLTDPAAWARKCVDFGADLICLRLISAHPDQKDTSPEAAAATARAVAEAVNVPLVVLGCGMEEKDAGLLAAVAEALAGRNVLIGCATPNNYKTITASCMVHGHNIIASSPLDINLAKQLNILINEMNLPLNRIAIDPLVGPLGYGLEYAYSIMERARIGALTGDKMLSMPVICFIGSETWKTKEAKTEDNQEWGEQARRAVLWESLTAVSFVQAGGSVLILRHPESLKQCKTHIAAMTGATK, encoded by the coding sequence ATGGCGGTTGCGATTGTGAAGGAACGCTGGACCGGGCAGGTTGCCGAAATGACCATGGGTCTGGAGCCAAACGCTCTCAAGGTTGGAGGGGAAAGCACCCTACCCTTTCTCCCCTTTGAGGGAGGTTGTCCAAATAAGCCGGTTGTTGGTTTGGAAGTATTGGATATGGAGCCGGAAGAATGGCCGGAGACGCTGAAGATTCAATACGGCGATGTGCTCACTGATCCGGCAGCTTGGGCCCGCAAGTGTGTTGACTTTGGGGCCGACCTGATTTGTCTGAGACTTATCAGCGCTCACCCGGACCAAAAAGATACCTCTCCGGAAGCAGCCGCCGCAACTGCGCGGGCTGTGGCTGAGGCTGTGAACGTTCCTCTTGTGGTATTAGGCTGCGGCATGGAAGAAAAGGACGCTGGTTTGCTGGCGGCTGTTGCTGAAGCGCTGGCCGGGAGAAATGTGTTAATCGGTTGCGCCACGCCCAATAACTATAAAACCATTACCGCCTCCTGCATGGTACACGGCCATAACATCATCGCCTCTTCACCGCTGGATATAAACCTGGCCAAGCAGTTGAACATCTTGATTAATGAAATGAACCTGCCCCTAAATCGCATCGCTATCGACCCTCTGGTTGGTCCCCTCGGCTATGGTCTTGAGTATGCCTATTCGATCATGGAGCGGGCGCGGATCGGCGCCCTGACCGGGGATAAAATGCTGTCCATGCCGGTGATCTGCTTTATCGGGTCTGAAACCTGGAAGACTAAAGAAGCCAAAACGGAAGATAATCAGGAATGGGGTGAGCAGGCGCGCCGTGCCGTCCTTTGGGAATCGCTTACAGCGGTCAGTTTTGTCCAGGCCGGTGGCTCCGTATTAATCCTTCGTCACCCGGAATCGCTTAAACAGTGTAAGACTCACATTGCCGCCATGACCGGGGCAACAAAATGA
- a CDS encoding AAA family ATPase translates to MALQIAVAGKGGTGKTTFASLAIRQLTLNGMKPVLAVDADANANLNEALGIEIEETISDILADLKNGTEPMPAGMTKDQYVEYKIYRSLAEGEDVDLLSMGGPEGPGCYCYANNILRKCMESLSRNYAVVVADNEAGLEHLSRRTTQDVDFLFVLSDASARGIRSAKRVKHLVDSVSLKMKEIFLVVTKVQEGSLEALRGEIEDTGMALIGTIPLDPVIVEYDLHGKPLVDLPDDTPAVKAVQQILSKAGIT, encoded by the coding sequence ATGGCCCTGCAGATAGCTGTCGCCGGGAAAGGCGGGACCGGAAAGACAACTTTTGCCTCACTGGCCATAAGGCAATTGACTCTGAACGGGATGAAGCCGGTACTGGCGGTGGATGCGGATGCCAACGCCAACCTGAACGAGGCGCTCGGCATTGAAATAGAAGAAACCATATCCGACATACTGGCGGACTTAAAAAACGGGACGGAACCCATGCCTGCCGGGATGACCAAGGACCAGTATGTGGAATACAAAATCTACCGGTCCCTGGCCGAAGGCGAGGACGTGGACCTGCTTTCCATGGGCGGGCCGGAAGGTCCGGGCTGTTACTGCTACGCCAATAATATTCTACGCAAATGTATGGAGAGCCTGTCCCGCAATTATGCAGTTGTGGTGGCCGACAACGAGGCAGGGTTGGAACACCTGAGCCGTCGCACCACCCAGGATGTCGATTTTCTTTTTGTGCTCAGCGACGCCAGCGCCAGGGGGATACGTTCCGCCAAGAGGGTCAAACATCTGGTTGACTCTGTAAGTCTTAAAATGAAAGAAATATTCCTGGTGGTTACCAAAGTCCAGGAAGGTTCGCTGGAAGCCTTGCGCGGAGAAATTGAGGATACAGGCATGGCGCTAATCGGTACAATTCCGCTTGATCCGGTGATTGTTGAATATGATCTGCATGGTAAGCCCCTGGTTGACCTGCCGGATGACACGCCTGCAGTGAAAGCCGTCCAACAGATATTAAGCAAGGCTGGCATAACATAA